In the Oreochromis aureus strain Israel breed Guangdong linkage group 14, ZZ_aureus, whole genome shotgun sequence genome, one interval contains:
- the LOC116316382 gene encoding vacuolar protein sorting-associated protein 37B-like isoform X2: protein MSLPVQFHFGVRRTRELRELLEDEDKITHMARSSEKFQRLQQAAQKIRISNQKLAKVNLTQKPKFRDAKLLLAVKYKELKKLRSIIQAKQDQLAEKYSVHYAHWCLLNKIRHAEEESELLFQRFTDGKTAIQDFLELFVSSQKLHHIRLVLVRKLQEIIRNETTTAQRLSEAHYLSLGLPEQPSVFCSDEDELLQMEMHRRGRKPTRLQPLSMQPRRHQQAPH from the exons ATGTCTCTGCCGGTCCAGTTTCACTTCGGGGTCCGAAGAACCAGAGAGCTGCGAGAGCTGCTGGAAGACGAGGACAAAATAACTCACATGGCCAGGAGCAGTGAAAAG TTTCAGAGGCTCCAGCAGGCTGCACAAAAGATACGGATTTCAAATCAAAAGCTGGCCAAAGTCAATCTTACCCAGAAACCCAAATTTAGAGATGCAAAGCTGCTGCTTGCAGTGAAGTACAAGGAGCTGAAGAAACTCAGAAGCATCATTCAGGCCAAACAAGATCAACTCG CAGAAAAATACAGTGTTCATTATGCTCACTGGTGTCTCCTGAACAAGATCAGACATGCAGAGGAGGAGTCTGAG ctacTGTTTCAGAGGTTTACAGATGGAAAGACAGCAATACAAGATTTTTTGGAGCTTTTTGTCAGCTCCCAGAAACTGCACCACATCAGGTTGGTCCTGGTGAGGAAACTGCAGGAGATAATCAGAaatgaaacaacaacagcacaaaggCTCAGTGAGGCTCACTATTTGTCTCTGGGCCTTCCTGAGCAG CCTTCGGTGTTTTGCTCTGATGAGGATGAGCTCCTTCAAATGGAAATGCACCGCCGAGGCCGCAAACCCACCCGTCTTCAGCCACTAAGCATGCAGCCGAGGAGGCACCAACAAGCACCACATTGA
- the LOC116316382 gene encoding vacuolar protein sorting-associated protein 37B-like isoform X1, with translation MSLPVQFHFGVRRTRELRELLEDEDKITHMARSSEKFQRLQQAAQKIRISNQKLAKVNLTQKPKFRDAKLLLAVKYKELKKLRSIIQAKQDQLAEKYSVHYAHWCLLNKIRHAEEESELLFQRFTDGKTAIQDFLELFVSSQKLHHIRLVLVRKLQEIIRNETTTAQRLSEAHYLSLGLPEQVSLTTAVVLPPFLLALGAHINTVPCIQPSVFCSDEDELLQMEMHRRGRKPTRLQPLSMQPRRHQQAPH, from the exons ATGTCTCTGCCGGTCCAGTTTCACTTCGGGGTCCGAAGAACCAGAGAGCTGCGAGAGCTGCTGGAAGACGAGGACAAAATAACTCACATGGCCAGGAGCAGTGAAAAG TTTCAGAGGCTCCAGCAGGCTGCACAAAAGATACGGATTTCAAATCAAAAGCTGGCCAAAGTCAATCTTACCCAGAAACCCAAATTTAGAGATGCAAAGCTGCTGCTTGCAGTGAAGTACAAGGAGCTGAAGAAACTCAGAAGCATCATTCAGGCCAAACAAGATCAACTCG CAGAAAAATACAGTGTTCATTATGCTCACTGGTGTCTCCTGAACAAGATCAGACATGCAGAGGAGGAGTCTGAG ctacTGTTTCAGAGGTTTACAGATGGAAAGACAGCAATACAAGATTTTTTGGAGCTTTTTGTCAGCTCCCAGAAACTGCACCACATCAGGTTGGTCCTGGTGAGGAAACTGCAGGAGATAATCAGAaatgaaacaacaacagcacaaaggCTCAGTGAGGCTCACTATTTGTCTCTGGGCCTTCCTGAGCAGGTCAGTTTGACCACAGCTGTTGTCTTACCTCCGTTCCTACTGGCGCTTGGCGCCCACATAAACACTGTCCCCTGTATCCAGCCTTCGGTGTTTTGCTCTGATGAGGATGAGCTCCTTCAAATGGAAATGCACCGCCGAGGCCGCAAACCCACCCGTCTTCAGCCACTAAGCATGCAGCCGAGGAGGCACCAACAAGCACCACATTGA